The sequence GTTAGTTTGCATCGCCAGATATCCTTATACCCAATGTATTGCCAGGTAACAATAAAGAAAAAAACAGATGCATAAGCATAACTAAAATATCCAATTTTTTCAAGTAGTATCCATGTGTCAAGTGAATTGGTAAATGAAAATAATGAAAGAATTACAGTTGCAATAATGAATAAAACAAGGAGGATTTGAAAGGGAAGAATAGCCGGATTATTCCGTACATTTCTACTCCAAATCAGAATCAGGGAGAGTATTGCCGTTATTATCAGATAGATCAGTGAGAAGGTAATCAGGAAAAAATCAGGCTGACTCCCAAAAACCATGAGTTTTCATTGGTTTTTTGGTAGCATAATCATTATGATAATTAAATGTACTATGATTGAAAACATTTTCTTTTTCCGATCCCATAGAAGAAGGGGATAATGTCCTGAAAGGTTAGAATCAGAATTTCATCCAGGTTTTCATGATTGAGGCATTTCCACCCTAAACATACGCAATGAACCTTGTTCATCCTCTGCAACATAGAATCCAATCAATGGGGAGGGGAAGCAATTCTAGAAAAGCGTAATAAATGACCCGATTCATATTGTCCATTCATGTATGCAGAATAAGTTATTATCGGTATATATTTGCATAAAAGTTCCAAACATACAGAACAGGATAACCTATGCAGATTACACCCTCTGTCGATGCATTATACCACTCGTTTAGAATTCCGATTGCACCCGGATTGTTCCTTGACCGGTTTGTGTACAGTTTCATCATCTTTGGGAAGAACATAACCCTCATTGATACCGGTGTAGCCGGATGCGAAAGACAGATCTTTGATACCATTCAGGCACATGGCCGTGATCCTTCGGAGATTGCTCTTATCATCCTGACCCATGCTCATCCGGATCATATCGGTGCAGCAATGACGATTCAAAAGAATACTGGGTGCATCATCGCTGCCCATCGCTCAGAAAAACCATGGATTGAAGATGTTGAGCTCCAAAACCGGGAACGGCCTGTCCCTGGATTCTCTACTCTGGTAAGCGGACCGGTCAGGGTAGATCGTGAACTCAGTGACGGGGACATCATTGTCCTTGATGAAAGAACGGATCTGACCATACAGGTACTGCATACTCCCGGACACTCACCTGGTTCAGTCTCACTATTCATGCCTGGTGAAGGGCTGCTCTTTTCCGGAGATGTGATACCGGTTCCAGGAGATCTCCCCGTGTATGATGATGCCCTGACATCCGCAACATCCATTCTTAAGATCAGAAAACATGACGGAATCAGGGTATTGCTTTCTGCCTGGGACGAACCCCGGGCGAATGAAGAGGCATATCTACAGATAGAAAAGGGACTTCTCTATCTCCAACACATCCATGACGCAGTGAGGGCTTGTACTGATACTGAATCTGCTGACCTCATGGATATTACCAGGAAAACAGTAGAATTTCTGGGGCTACCTCCTCAGGCGGTAAATCCCCTTCTTGCCAGAACATTCTCGGCAAATCTACGGATAAGTGAGAGAGAAAAACTGATTGAATAATCCTTGCTCTGTCAGGGTCCCGCGAAACAGTGAATCCTGGATAGAGCGGAGTGGTAATCATTATATTCTCACTGTTTAACACCCTGTGAAAATTTCTGGCATAACCGCCGAAGCTGGGGAGAGATATCATCTGGATCAAGGATAACATCAAGGATTGCCAGTTCTTTTGAAGCATATGCCTCCTTGAGAGCATCCACAAACTCCTGTTCGGTTCGGATAAGATACCCCTTCCCACACCCGGTTATCTCCGGAATCTTATGATACTTCCACCTGGCCACATCATTAAATGAACCGTCGATCATCGGCCGTTCTGTACCAAACCCACTATTATTCAGGATAATCACAATGGGATTCATATGATACCGGCAGGCGGTAGAGACTTCCATTCCTGTCATCTGAAATGCCCCGTCTCCTGATAGAACCAGCGGTCTCAGATCAGGACATGCAGCCTGAACTCCGATACTTGCCGGAACCGAAAATCCGAGTGTCGAATAATAAACCGGGCATAAAAATCCCCCTGATCTCTGAATAGTTATATCAAGAGACATCATAACCGCATCCCCTACTTCGGTGATGAGGATCGTCCTATCGTCGATTAGAGAATTAATTGAAGGAACAAGGCTTTTGGTAGTGATTTTTGTATCCGAGGGGGTGAAGGATGGGAGTCGCTGTCTGACCGGAACAGGAACCCCGCTTATTGTATGATAACAGAGTTCTTTTTCAAGTAGGTCAGGCAGCAGCATGAGACCAGGAAGAGAAAATTTCTGGTTCCCGATTGAGCATTCCTCATCTGACAACGTGACCATCAAATCCGGGCTGATAACTGCAGTATTTGCACCCATATCCACATCGGTCAGGAGCATACCAAGAAGAATGACACAATCACTGGATTCAACATACGCCCTGACCGCATCATCTCCGATAATCCCTGCATAAACTCCGAGAAAATGTGGATTTCTCTCATCAAGAACAGATTTTCCAAGAATTGTAGTGACAACCGGGATATTGGTCTTTTCAGCAAAGGATTCAAGGGCTGAAACAAGGTTATGTCGTAAAATTCCGATTCCGGCCATGATAACCGGCTGCTTTGCTGAATTTATGGTATGAACAAGGGCATCTCCCGCTTCGGTCTGAAGAGATGAATCAGGATTCATGGCCTGCTCCTTATGACGAGAAGCTGGTGTCACAACCATATCCACCACATCACGGGGAAGTTCGATAAATCCCGGTCGTTTTAATGTAAGGACGGTTTGAATAACACGGTCAATCTCCTTGCATGCTTCAGCCGGATTCTCAAGACCGGTGGATGCCACAGTTATTCGTTCAAACATCCGGAGTGAA comes from Methanospirillum hungatei and encodes:
- a CDS encoding MBL fold metallo-hydrolase; protein product: MQITPSVDALYHSFRIPIAPGLFLDRFVYSFIIFGKNITLIDTGVAGCERQIFDTIQAHGRDPSEIALIILTHAHPDHIGAAMTIQKNTGCIIAAHRSEKPWIEDVELQNRERPVPGFSTLVSGPVRVDRELSDGDIIVLDERTDLTIQVLHTPGHSPGSVSLFMPGEGLLFSGDVIPVPGDLPVYDDALTSATSILKIRKHDGIRVLLSAWDEPRANEEAYLQIEKGLLYLQHIHDAVRACTDTESADLMDITRKTVEFLGLPPQAVNPLLARTFSANLRISEREKLIE
- a CDS encoding alpha-keto acid decarboxylase family protein, whose protein sequence is MDEKHLNIGEYLIQKIYESGARHVFGVPGDYILNFYAKLNNSPLELINTSDEEGAAFAADAYARVSGFGVVCVTYTVGGLKVLNATACAFAEKSPLLVIAGAPGYKEREKYPLLHHKPNEYDDSLRMFERITVASTGLENPAEACKEIDRVIQTVLTLKRPGFIELPRDVVDMVVTPASRHKEQAMNPDSSLQTEAGDALVHTINSAKQPVIMAGIGILRHNLVSALESFAEKTNIPVVTTILGKSVLDERNPHFLGVYAGIIGDDAVRAYVESSDCVILLGMLLTDVDMGANTAVISPDLMVTLSDEECSIGNQKFSLPGLMLLPDLLEKELCYHTISGVPVPVRQRLPSFTPSDTKITTKSLVPSINSLIDDRTILITEVGDAVMMSLDITIQRSGGFLCPVYYSTLGFSVPASIGVQAACPDLRPLVLSGDGAFQMTGMEVSTACRYHMNPIVIILNNSGFGTERPMIDGSFNDVARWKYHKIPEITGCGKGYLIRTEQEFVDALKEAYASKELAILDVILDPDDISPQLRRLCQKFSQGVKQ